A DNA window from Rhizobium favelukesii contains the following coding sequences:
- a CDS encoding SDR family oxidoreductase, whose amino-acid sequence MGRFEGKVAVVTGAGAGIGKACALAIAREGGRVVVADIDGSAAIACTAQIAAEAGHALAVAMDIADAQAVAALFETAERHFGGVDLLVNNASAMHLTPRDRAILDLDLAVWDQTMATNLRGTLLCCRQAIPRMIARGSGAIVNMSSCQGLSGDTALTSYAASKAAMNMLSASLATQYGHAQIRCNAVAPGLIMTERLLAKLDECMQRHLSRHQLLPRVGRPEDVAALVAFLLSDDAAFITGQVVCIDGGMLAHVPTYADGGNSRAARPAGDTPEAAAAPRCRWS is encoded by the coding sequence ATGGGACGGTTTGAAGGTAAGGTGGCCGTGGTGACCGGCGCGGGCGCCGGCATCGGCAAGGCATGCGCCCTCGCCATCGCGCGCGAGGGCGGCAGAGTGGTGGTGGCCGACATTGATGGCTCGGCGGCCATCGCCTGCACCGCGCAGATCGCGGCCGAAGCAGGCCACGCGCTGGCAGTGGCCATGGACATCGCCGATGCGCAGGCGGTGGCAGCGCTGTTCGAGACGGCGGAGCGGCACTTCGGTGGGGTCGACCTGCTGGTGAACAACGCGAGCGCCATGCACCTGACCCCGCGCGACCGCGCGATCCTCGACCTGGACCTGGCGGTCTGGGATCAGACCATGGCGACCAATCTGCGCGGCACGCTGCTCTGCTGCCGGCAGGCCATCCCACGGATGATCGCCCGCGGCAGTGGCGCGATCGTCAACATGTCGTCGTGCCAGGGGCTCAGCGGTGACACCGCGCTGACGTCCTACGCCGCGTCGAAGGCGGCGATGAACATGCTGTCGGCCTCGCTCGCCACCCAGTACGGTCATGCGCAGATCCGCTGCAACGCGGTTGCGCCGGGTCTCATCATGACCGAGCGTCTCCTCGCTAAGCTGGACGAGTGCATGCAACGGCATCTTAGCCGGCACCAGCTCCTGCCGCGCGTCGGCCGCCCCGAGGACGTGGCCGCGCTGGTGGCGTTCCTGCTCTCCGACGATGCTGCGTTCATCACCGGCCAGGTCGTGTGCATCGACGGCGGCATGCTGGCGCATGTGCCGACGTACGCCGACGGTGGCAACAGCCGCGCCGCGAGGCCTGCCGGCGACACCCCCGAAGCGGCCGCGGCGCCGCGCTGCAGATGGAGCTGA
- a CDS encoding cytochrome P450 → MDVQEATAACRDAFAELASPACIHDPYPFMRWLREHDPVHRAASGLFLLSRHADIHWALKATGDAFRGPAPGELSRYFPRAATSLSLNLLASTLAMKEPPTHTRLRRLISRDFTMRQIDNLRPSIARIVAARLDGMAPALERGEAVDLHREFALALPMLVFAELFGMPQDDMFGLAAGIGAILEGLSPHASDPQLAAADAVSAGVQAYFSDLIQRKRTDPHHDIVSMLVGAHDDDADTLSDAELISMLWGMLLGGFATTAATIDHAVLAMLAYPEQRHWLQGDTVGVEAFVEEVLRCDAPAMFSSIPRIAQRDIELGGVVIPKNADVRVLIGAGNRDPDAFADPDRFDPARFYGTSPGMSTDGKILLSFGHGIHFCLGAQLARVQLAESLPRIQARFPTLALAEQPTREPSAFLRTFRALPVRLHVQGGAEMRVVVDEDLCGTTGQCVLTLPGTFRQREADGVAEVCVSTVPQAMHAAVRLAASQCPVAAIRVIESDAGDDERASADLAPSPAEAERHAAKDQSNPGGHDGTV, encoded by the coding sequence ATGGACGTGCAAGAAGCCACGGCAGCATGCCGAGACGCCTTCGCCGAACTGGCGTCGCCAGCGTGCATCCACGACCCGTATCCGTTTATGCGGTGGTTGCGCGAGCACGATCCGGTGCATCGCGCCGCGTCGGGCCTCTTTCTGTTGAGCCGCCACGCCGACATCCACTGGGCGCTCAAGGCCACGGGCGATGCATTTCGGGGACCGGCGCCGGGCGAACTGTCCCGCTATTTCCCGCGTGCGGCGACCAGCCTGTCGCTCAATCTGCTAGCGTCCACGCTAGCGATGAAGGAACCACCGACGCATACGCGTCTGCGCCGGCTGATCTCGCGCGATTTCACCATGCGCCAGATCGACAACCTGCGGCCGAGCATCGCGCGCATCGTCGCAGCGCGCCTGGACGGGATGGCGCCCGCGCTGGAGCGCGGGGAGGCGGTGGACCTGCATCGGGAATTCGCGCTGGCCTTGCCCATGCTGGTCTTCGCCGAACTGTTCGGCATGCCCCAGGACGACATGTTCGGGCTCGCCGCCGGCATCGGCGCCATTCTGGAAGGCTTGAGCCCGCACGCCAGCGATCCCCAGCTCGCCGCAGCGGACGCGGTTAGCGCCGGGGTACAGGCCTACTTCAGCGACCTCATACAGCGCAAGCGCACCGATCCCCACCACGACATCGTGTCGATGCTGGTCGGCGCACACGACGACGATGCCGACACCCTGTCGGATGCGGAGTTGATCAGCATGCTGTGGGGCATGCTGCTGGGCGGCTTCGCCACCACTGCTGCGACCATCGACCATGCGGTCCTGGCGATGCTGGCGTATCCCGAACAGCGGCACTGGCTGCAGGGAGACACCGTGGGGGTGGAGGCATTCGTCGAAGAAGTCCTGCGCTGCGACGCGCCCGCCATGTTCAGCTCCATTCCGCGTATCGCCCAGCGCGACATCGAACTGGGCGGCGTGGTGATCCCGAAGAACGCGGACGTGCGCGTGCTGATCGGGGCCGGCAATCGCGACCCGGACGCCTTCGCCGATCCCGACCGCTTCGATCCCGCGCGGTTCTACGGCACCAGTCCTGGCATGTCGACCGACGGGAAGATCCTGCTGAGCTTCGGCCATGGCATCCACTTCTGCCTCGGTGCGCAACTGGCCCGGGTGCAGTTGGCCGAGAGCCTGCCGCGGATCCAGGCGCGCTTCCCCACGCTGGCATTGGCCGAGCAGCCGACCCGGGAGCCCTCCGCATTCCTTAGGACGTTCCGCGCGCTGCCGGTGCGGCTGCATGTGCAGGGGGGGGCTGAGATGCGCGTCGTGGTCGACGAGGATCTGTGCGGAACCACCGGGCAGTGCGTGCTGACGCTGCCGGGCACCTTTCGCCAGCGCGAAGCAGACGGCGTGGCCGAAGTGTGCGTGTCGACGGTCCCGCAGGCGATGCACGCCGCCGTGCGGCTCGCGGCCAGCCAGTGCCCGGTCGCCGCCATTCGGGTCATCGAAAGCGACGCTGGCGACGACGAGCGCGCCAGCGCCGACCTTGCGCCTTCTCCGGCGGAGGCAGAGCGGCATGCCGCGAAAGACCAAAGCAATCCAGGAGGGCACGATGGGACGGTTTGA
- a CDS encoding cytochrome P450: MSKQPLPTLPMWRVDHIEPSPEMLALRANGPIHRVRFPSGHEGWWVTGYDEAKAALSDPAFRPAGMPPAAFTPDSVILGSPGWLVSHEGDEHARLRTIVAPAFSNPRVKLLAQQVEAIAAQLFETLAAQPQPADLRRHLTFPLPAMIISALLGVLYEDHAFFAGLSDEVMTHQHESGPRNASRLAWEELLAYIRSKMRDKRQDPGDNLLTDLLAAVDQGKATEEEAIGLAAGMLVAGHESTVAQIEFGLLAMFRYPQQRERLVGDPSLVDKAVEEILRMYPPGAGWDGIMRYPRTDVTIAGVHIPAESKVLIGLPATSFDPRHFDDPEIFDIGRDEKPHLAFSSGPHYCIGVALARLELKVVFGSIFQRFPALRLAVAPEELKLRKEIITGGFEGFPVLW, encoded by the coding sequence GCCGACGCTGCCGATGTGGCGCGTCGATCATATCGAGCCCTCGCCCGAGATGTTGGCGCTACGCGCCAACGGTCCGATCCACCGCGTGCGCTTCCCATCCGGGCACGAAGGCTGGTGGGTGACAGGCTACGACGAGGCCAAGGCGGCGCTGTCCGACCCCGCGTTCCGGCCCGCGGGAATGCCGCCGGCGGCATTTACCCCGGATTCGGTGATTCTCGGTTCGCCGGGGTGGCTAGTCTCGCACGAAGGGGACGAGCATGCCCGGTTACGCACGATCGTGGCGCCGGCCTTCAGCAACCCCAGGGTGAAGCTGCTCGCGCAGCAGGTCGAGGCGATCGCCGCCCAGTTGTTCGAGACGCTGGCGGCTCAGCCCCAGCCTGCCGACCTGCGGCGCCACCTCACCTTTCCGCTTCCGGCAATGATCATCAGCGCGCTGCTGGGTGTGCTCTACGAGGATCACGCCTTTTTCGCCGGGCTGTCCGACGAGGTGATGACACACCAGCATGAAAGCGGCCCGCGCAACGCGTCGCGCCTGGCCTGGGAAGAACTGCTCGCCTACATTCGCAGCAAGATGCGCGACAAGCGCCAGGATCCGGGCGACAACCTGCTGACGGATCTGCTCGCGGCGGTCGACCAGGGCAAGGCGACCGAGGAAGAGGCGATCGGCCTGGCGGCGGGCATGCTGGTGGCGGGGCACGAGAGCACCGTCGCGCAGATCGAATTCGGCCTGCTGGCCATGTTCCGCTATCCGCAACAGCGCGAACGCCTAGTCGGCGATCCATCCCTGGTGGACAAGGCGGTGGAGGAAATCCTCCGCATGTACCCGCCGGGCGCGGGCTGGGACGGCATCATGCGCTATCCGCGGACCGACGTGACCATCGCGGGCGTGCATATTCCCGCGGAGAGCAAGGTGCTGATCGGCCTACCGGCGACGTCGTTCGATCCGCGCCATTTCGACGACCCGGAAATCTTTGACATCGGACGCGACGAAAAACCGCACCTGGCGTTCTCCTCCGGGCCGCACTACTGCATCGGCGTGGCGCTGGCCAGGCTGGAACTCAAGGTGGTTTTCGGTTCGATCTTCCAGCGCTTTCCCGCGCTGCGCTTGGCCGTGGCGCCCGAAGAACTGAAGTTGCGCAAGGAGATCATCACTGGCGGGTTCGAAGGGTTCCCGGTGCTCTGGTGA